One region of Acidobacteriota bacterium genomic DNA includes:
- a CDS encoding glycosyltransferase family 4 protein encodes MARIVVVTSHPPFTAGGHLVIAEALVDALNARNHRATLLLTPQNRFGRQGAAYLSNWLTDVGEAGGGEPVDQVISFRYPSYAVRHARHVCWLNHRMREYYDEWPRFSASLSWRNRLKEGVRRKLIHAADRYLLTRNVTRVVAQSRTIQDRLTRWGGIPSEVVHPPPPPRAYRCDGYGDELLVASRLTPLKRIHLVLDALQEPAASAIRCVIVGDGEEREALAGRIDSEGLASRVRLLGHVSDAELVDLLATCRAVCFPAAREDYGLVTVEAFASGKPVVTCSDSGGPTELVEDGVNGFVVDPAAPALASAMARLMDDVPLAERLGAAGRERAASISWDRALERLLLV; translated from the coding sequence GTGGCCCGGATCGTCGTCGTAACGTCTCATCCGCCGTTCACCGCGGGCGGGCACCTGGTGATTGCAGAGGCGCTGGTCGACGCGCTCAACGCGCGGAACCACCGGGCGACGCTGCTGCTGACGCCGCAGAACCGCTTCGGACGCCAGGGCGCGGCATACCTCTCGAACTGGCTGACCGATGTGGGCGAGGCGGGCGGCGGCGAGCCGGTGGATCAGGTAATCAGCTTCCGCTACCCCAGCTACGCCGTCCGGCATGCGCGGCATGTCTGCTGGCTGAATCACCGGATGCGCGAGTACTACGACGAGTGGCCGCGGTTCAGCGCGTCGCTCTCCTGGCGCAACCGACTGAAGGAGGGCGTCCGGCGGAAGCTGATCCATGCGGCGGACCGGTACCTGCTCACCCGGAACGTCACCCGGGTCGTCGCCCAGTCGCGGACGATTCAGGATCGCCTGACCCGGTGGGGGGGCATTCCGTCCGAGGTTGTGCATCCGCCGCCGCCGCCGCGGGCGTACCGGTGCGACGGTTACGGCGACGAACTGCTCGTGGCGTCGCGCCTGACTCCGCTCAAGCGGATCCACCTGGTGCTCGATGCACTGCAGGAACCGGCCGCGTCGGCGATCCGCTGCGTCATCGTCGGCGACGGCGAGGAACGCGAAGCGCTGGCGGGCCGGATCGACTCCGAGGGCCTCGCCTCCCGGGTCCGCCTGCTGGGTCATGTGAGCGACGCCGAGCTGGTCGACCTGCTGGCGACCTGCCGCGCCGTCTGCTTCCCGGCCGCGCGCGAGGACTACGGTCTGGTGACGGTGGAGGCATTCGCCTCCGGCAAACCGGTGGTGACCTGTTCCGACAGCGGCGGACCGACGGAGCTGGTGGAGGATGGCGTCAACGGTTTCGTCGTCGATCCCGCCGCGCCGGCGCTGGCTTCGGCGATGGCGCGCCTGATGGACGATGTGCCGCTCGCCGAGCGGCTCGGCGCCGCGGGGCGGGAGCGGGCCGCGTCGATCAGTTGGGATCGCGCCCTGGAACGGTTGCTGCTGGTCTGA
- the ttcA gene encoding tRNA 2-thiocytidine(32) synthetase TtcA: MAYRSTLERRLARKATRAIKTFDLIESDDRIMVGLSGGKDSWALMQLLDVLRRRAPFPFSLVAVNVDSGYSDYRHDVIARECEARGWEYRIEHTGIGEIMDDVLDAGDTPCSLCARLRRGVLYRIAADVGATKIALGHHADDFIETLLLNLLFAGSLKAMPARLVSDDRRHVVIRPLVYVAEDEARAYTRECSLEVIGCCCPVCGDLSLKRQRVKRWLLDLEREHPGVKSSVLKALGNVAPRHLLDTRLNPPAELRADPAMEAALAECAR, from the coding sequence ATGGCATACCGCAGCACGCTTGAACGGCGCCTGGCCCGGAAGGCGACACGCGCGATCAAGACGTTCGATCTGATCGAGTCGGACGACCGGATCATGGTGGGGCTCTCCGGCGGCAAGGACAGTTGGGCGCTGATGCAGTTGCTCGACGTCCTGCGCCGGCGGGCGCCGTTTCCCTTCTCGCTCGTTGCCGTCAACGTCGATTCCGGATACAGCGACTACCGTCACGACGTCATCGCGCGCGAGTGCGAGGCGCGCGGCTGGGAGTACCGGATCGAGCACACCGGGATCGGCGAGATCATGGACGACGTGCTCGATGCCGGCGACACGCCCTGCTCGCTCTGTGCACGGCTGCGTCGCGGGGTGCTCTACCGGATCGCGGCCGATGTCGGCGCGACGAAGATCGCGCTGGGCCACCACGCGGACGACTTCATCGAGACGCTGCTCCTCAATCTGCTCTTTGCCGGATCGCTCAAGGCGATGCCGGCGCGGCTCGTCTCCGACGACCGGCGCCACGTCGTCATCCGCCCGCTTGTCTATGTCGCGGAAGACGAGGCGCGGGCCTACACCCGCGAGTGCAGCCTGGAGGTCATCGGCTGCTGCTGCCCCGTATGCGGCGACCTGAGCCTGAAGCGCCAGCGGGTGAAGCGCTGGCTGCTCGATCTCGAGCGCGAACACCCGGGTGTGAAGAGTTCTGTCCTGAAGGCCCTCGGCAACGTCGCCCCGCGCCATCTGCTGGACACGCGGCTCAATCCGCCGGCGGAGTTGCGGGCCGATCCGGCAATGGAGGCGGCGCTGGCGGAATGCGCGCGGTAG
- a CDS encoding D-tyrosyl-tRNA(Tyr) deacylase yields the protein MRAVVQRVRRAVVTVEERVAGRIGPGLVVLLGVGRTDSGRDADWMADKVASLRIFADAAGQMNRSVAEAEGALLVVSQFTLFGDCRRGRRPSYVAAAEPEQARRLYLAVVDRLRRAGYTVETGEFGAMMDVELVNDGPVTLLIDSERTF from the coding sequence ATGCGCGCGGTAGTCCAGCGCGTCCGCCGCGCCGTCGTAACGGTCGAGGAGCGCGTGGCGGGCAGGATCGGTCCGGGTCTGGTCGTCCTGCTCGGAGTCGGCCGGACCGACAGTGGCCGCGACGCGGACTGGATGGCCGACAAGGTAGCCAGTCTGCGAATCTTCGCCGACGCCGCCGGCCAGATGAACCGGTCCGTGGCGGAGGCGGAGGGAGCGCTGCTGGTCGTCTCGCAGTTCACACTCTTCGGCGATTGCCGCCGCGGGCGCCGGCCGTCATATGTCGCCGCGGCGGAGCCGGAGCAGGCGCGCCGGCTCTATCTGGCGGTAGTGGATCGGCTGCGACGCGCGGGATACACGGTGGAGACGGGGGAGTTCGGCGCGATGATGGATGTGGAACTGGTAAACGACGGTCCCGTGACGCTGCTGATCGATAGCGAGCGGACCTTCTAA
- the dapF gene encoding diaminopimelate epimerase: MGFSRPPYSVTRPAPIPYAKGDAHGNDFLLVSAGALGRASTDASGGTSGGAPSRTSDKGLADLARAMCDRRTGIGADGLIVWQPTPGGASMKLRNADGSPAEVSGNGVRCLAALLVELGASGLAGGKAGGEPTGGEPITIDTAGGARLLELLDAAPPRYTFRAHMGVPGGLTEETLTVAGEPVRAVILSVGNPQCVILLPSLAEAERRLAKLGPALGAHERFPEGTNVELAVVERPDRVRIVIWERGVGPTAASGTGACASAVAAARYGGAARSVEVVSPGGSQRVEWTAAGMYLTGWAQLVERGQWTGGGREVDRVNGPGA, translated from the coding sequence TTGGGTTTTTCGCGGCCTCCATATTCCGTGACCCGCCCCGCCCCTATCCCGTACGCAAAGGGGGACGCCCATGGCAACGACTTCCTCCTTGTGTCTGCCGGCGCGCTCGGCCGGGCGTCGACAGACGCGTCTGGCGGCACGTCGGGCGGCGCGCCGTCCCGCACATCTGACAAGGGCCTTGCCGACCTGGCGAGGGCCATGTGCGATCGCCGGACCGGCATCGGCGCGGACGGTCTGATCGTCTGGCAGCCGACCCCGGGCGGCGCGTCGATGAAGCTGCGCAACGCCGACGGCAGTCCCGCCGAGGTGTCCGGAAACGGCGTGCGCTGCCTCGCGGCGCTGTTGGTGGAGCTTGGCGCCAGCGGGCTTGCCGGCGGCAAGGCCGGCGGCGAGCCGACGGGTGGCGAACCGATCACGATTGACACTGCGGGCGGCGCCAGGTTGCTGGAGCTGCTCGACGCCGCGCCGCCCCGCTACACGTTCCGGGCCCACATGGGCGTGCCCGGCGGTCTGACCGAAGAGACGCTGACCGTGGCGGGGGAGCCGGTCCGGGCGGTCATCCTGTCGGTTGGCAACCCGCAGTGCGTCATCCTGCTTCCGTCATTGGCGGAGGCGGAGCGGCGCCTGGCGAAGCTCGGTCCCGCCCTCGGCGCGCACGAGCGGTTTCCGGAAGGAACCAACGTGGAACTCGCGGTGGTGGAGCGCCCCGACCGGGTCCGTATCGTGATCTGGGAGCGGGGGGTCGGACCGACCGCGGCTTCGGGCACCGGTGCATGCGCGTCGGCGGTCGCTGCGGCCCGATACGGTGGGGCCGCCCGGAGCGTGGAGGTGGTGTCCCCAGGCGGATCACAGCGGGTGGAATGGACCGCCGCCGGCATGTACCTCACTGGCTGGGCCCAACTGGTGGAGCGGGGTCAATGGACGGGTGGCGGGCGTGAGGTGGACCGCGTGAACGGACCGGGAGCGTAA
- a CDS encoding JAB domain-containing protein has translation MLVCCGTDLAVQCRMRNLASHDRPREKLQRLGAAALGDNELLAAVIGHGSHHESALDIANRLLVQAGGLHGLAKSLDTQLLGVTGVGPAMAVRVLAAIELGRRTLATPEERVQLCGPREVARYLLPRFGTRAVEQFGVVLLDARHRVLRTVVLSVGTVDASVVHPRDVFRVAASAGATVIVLFHNHPSGDPTPSEDDMALTARLIEAGELMGIEVLDHIVLADSSYFSFREGGRL, from the coding sequence ATGCTCGTTTGTTGCGGCACAGATCTTGCAGTCCAGTGTCGTATGCGGAATCTGGCATCGCACGACCGGCCCCGCGAGAAGCTTCAACGTCTCGGCGCCGCGGCGCTCGGCGACAACGAGTTGCTGGCAGCGGTGATCGGTCACGGATCTCATCACGAGAGCGCGCTCGACATCGCCAATCGCCTGCTTGTGCAGGCGGGAGGGCTGCACGGATTGGCGAAGTCGCTCGACACGCAGTTGCTCGGAGTCACCGGAGTGGGGCCGGCGATGGCGGTCCGGGTCCTCGCGGCGATCGAACTGGGGCGGCGAACCCTGGCGACGCCCGAGGAGCGAGTTCAGCTTTGCGGGCCGCGGGAGGTCGCACGTTACCTGCTCCCGCGGTTCGGCACGCGTGCGGTGGAGCAGTTCGGTGTGGTGCTGCTCGACGCGCGTCACCGGGTGCTGCGGACGGTAGTTCTTTCGGTCGGGACCGTGGATGCCAGCGTGGTGCATCCCCGGGACGTGTTTCGCGTGGCGGCGTCGGCCGGGGCCACCGTGATCGTGCTGTTTCACAATCATCCGTCGGGCGATCCGACGCCAAGCGAGGATGACATGGCGCTGACCGCCCGGCTGATCGAAGCGGGGGAGTTGATGGGGATCGAGGTGCTGGATCACATCGTCCTGGCCGACTCGAGCTACTTCAGTTTCCGCGAGGGAGGGCGGCTGTAG
- the larC gene encoding nickel pincer cofactor biosynthesis protein LarC: MARVLYLDCFSGVAGDMMAGALIDAGVPFEALTRVVDSLGLEGVRISHDRVDRSGIGAAKFRVDAGTHGHSHGEGHDHDHDHVHSHGHGHGHGHGHSHAHDHDHEHHHHHRSLSQILRIVEGSSLSSAGKARAGRLFRRLAEVEAAIHRMPVEEVHLHEVGAVDSIVDVVCAVRALEWLAPDRVVVSPLNVGSGTVKCAHGEMPVPAPATAALLAGAPTYAAGPAVELTTPTGALIVADYADAFGPLPPMRVARIGYGAGDRDLPGRPNVLRALVGESAPVEASTEPAAGILAAPDAEGLERVVVLECQIDDMNPQLYGVLMDRLTEAGALDVFYAPIQMKKNRPGTLVTVIASPARRSELAGILFAESTTIGVRVTETLRERLERESVTIDTRLGVVRVKVARRRGEVLNAAPEFEDCVRLAAEHGVAVKDVQAVAVKAWLDRAPLE, encoded by the coding sequence ATGGCGCGGGTCCTGTATCTCGACTGCTTCTCGGGCGTTGCCGGCGACATGATGGCCGGTGCGCTGATTGATGCCGGCGTGCCTTTCGAAGCGCTAACGCGGGTCGTCGACTCGCTCGGCCTCGAGGGGGTCCGCATTTCGCACGACCGTGTCGATCGGAGCGGCATCGGCGCGGCCAAGTTCCGTGTGGACGCGGGGACTCACGGACACAGCCACGGAGAAGGCCACGACCACGACCACGACCACGTCCACAGCCACGGTCACGGTCACGGTCACGGTCACGGGCACAGCCACGCCCACGACCACGACCACGAGCATCACCATCATCACCGCAGCCTGAGCCAGATCCTCCGCATCGTGGAGGGATCGTCGCTCTCGTCGGCCGGGAAGGCGCGCGCCGGCCGCCTGTTCCGGCGGTTGGCGGAGGTGGAGGCGGCAATCCACCGGATGCCGGTCGAGGAGGTGCACCTGCACGAAGTGGGGGCGGTCGACTCGATCGTGGACGTCGTCTGCGCGGTGCGCGCGCTGGAATGGCTGGCGCCGGACAGGGTCGTCGTATCACCTCTCAACGTCGGCTCCGGGACCGTCAAATGCGCGCATGGCGAGATGCCGGTACCCGCCCCCGCCACGGCGGCCCTGTTGGCCGGCGCACCGACGTACGCCGCCGGGCCGGCGGTGGAGCTGACGACGCCGACCGGCGCGCTCATCGTCGCGGACTATGCGGATGCGTTTGGACCCCTGCCCCCGATGCGGGTTGCGCGGATCGGCTATGGGGCGGGCGATCGCGACCTGCCGGGCCGTCCCAATGTGCTGCGGGCTCTGGTGGGCGAGTCGGCGCCGGTGGAGGCGAGCACCGAGCCAGCGGCCGGCATACTCGCCGCTCCGGACGCGGAGGGACTCGAGCGGGTGGTTGTCCTCGAGTGTCAGATCGACGACATGAACCCGCAGCTCTACGGCGTTCTGATGGATCGCCTGACCGAGGCGGGCGCACTCGACGTGTTCTACGCGCCGATCCAGATGAAGAAGAATCGCCCCGGCACGCTGGTTACGGTGATAGCTTCACCGGCGAGGCGCAGCGAACTGGCCGGGATCCTGTTCGCCGAGTCGACCACGATCGGCGTCCGAGTGACGGAGACCCTGCGTGAACGGCTGGAGCGCGAGAGCGTCACCATCGACACCCGGCTTGGCGTGGTACGCGTCAAGGTTGCGCGCCGCCGGGGCGAAGTGCTGAACGCCGCCCCGGAGTTCGAGGATTGCGTTCGCCTGGCGGCGGAGCACGGCGTTGCCGTAAAGGACGTGCAGGCGGTCGCGGTCAAGGCGTGGCTGGACCGCGCGCCGCTGGAGTGA
- the metG gene encoding methionine--tRNA ligase: MSRFYLTTAIDYVNSRPHLGTAYEKIAADVIARYKRLCGIHTRFLMGNDEHSQNVFQRARELDEDPIAFCDRMETAFRDVWARLDISFDDFIRTTEERHRTSVTTLVSRIAEAGDIYDGVYEGWYCVSCEAFKQEKDLDDGNCPIHQNPPEWIKEKNYFFRLSKYRDRLLEHYERHPSFLEPEIRRNEMLRLLEAGLDDISVSRTGQAWGIPVPSDADSVIYVWVDALINYISGAGYGTDDALFDAWWPADLHVIGKDITRFHCVVWPAMLMSAGVALPRQVFGHGWVHWQGQKMSKSLGTVVDPLEAADRLGPDPLRLYLTKEIAFGADGDFTWDRFEERYNVDLANNYGNLVSRLASMGKRYRRGRLVTPSSGPGPLADAAARVVAGYREAMNGYALHQGTAAAFDLIDAANEYITREEPWVTARNPERAEELDRQLWDVSEAVRIAAVLLSPVMPRSCADVLIRLGSPVPEGGLRLDRDAEWIGSPGLERQLVEGPPLWPRLEPAKAGGTDQKPKAAKEQPKMTTTDVPAGDAPKAGTPVADAAPATPQITIDDFLKVDLRIGRVVTAEPVPKSRKLIRLEIDDGQGVRQVLGGLAKSYEPESLVGRHVVFIANLRPARLAGLESNGMVLAALDANGEAVLLTVEDPARAPAGSAVR; encoded by the coding sequence ATGTCCCGGTTCTATCTGACGACGGCGATCGACTACGTCAACTCGCGGCCCCATCTCGGGACCGCCTACGAGAAGATCGCGGCCGACGTCATCGCGCGTTACAAGCGCCTCTGCGGCATCCACACGCGCTTCCTGATGGGCAACGACGAGCATTCGCAGAATGTCTTTCAGCGTGCGCGCGAGCTCGACGAGGACCCAATCGCGTTCTGCGATCGGATGGAAACGGCCTTCCGTGACGTCTGGGCGCGGCTGGACATCTCGTTCGACGACTTCATCCGGACCACCGAGGAGCGCCACCGGACCAGCGTCACCACGCTGGTTTCGCGCATCGCCGAGGCGGGCGACATCTACGATGGCGTCTACGAGGGGTGGTACTGCGTTTCGTGCGAGGCATTCAAGCAGGAGAAGGACCTCGACGACGGCAACTGTCCGATCCACCAGAACCCGCCCGAGTGGATCAAGGAGAAGAACTACTTCTTCCGTCTCTCGAAGTACCGTGACCGCCTCCTCGAGCACTACGAACGGCATCCGTCGTTTCTGGAACCGGAGATTCGCCGCAACGAGATGCTTCGCCTGCTCGAGGCGGGGCTCGACGACATCTCGGTGAGCCGGACCGGGCAGGCGTGGGGGATCCCGGTCCCGTCCGACGCGGACAGCGTCATCTACGTCTGGGTCGACGCCCTGATCAACTACATCTCGGGCGCCGGCTACGGCACGGACGACGCCCTGTTCGACGCGTGGTGGCCGGCCGACCTCCATGTAATCGGCAAGGACATCACTCGCTTCCACTGCGTCGTCTGGCCGGCGATGCTGATGAGCGCCGGCGTGGCGTTGCCACGCCAGGTCTTCGGCCACGGCTGGGTCCACTGGCAGGGCCAGAAGATGAGCAAGTCGCTCGGCACGGTGGTGGATCCCCTAGAGGCAGCCGACCGCCTCGGTCCCGATCCGCTTCGGCTGTATCTCACGAAGGAGATTGCGTTCGGGGCCGACGGCGACTTCACTTGGGACCGCTTCGAGGAGCGCTACAACGTCGACCTGGCGAACAACTACGGCAACCTCGTGTCGCGTCTCGCCTCGATGGGGAAGCGCTACCGGCGGGGCCGGCTCGTCACCCCGTCGAGCGGTCCCGGTCCGCTGGCGGACGCGGCAGCGCGGGTCGTGGCCGGGTATCGCGAGGCGATGAACGGCTACGCGCTCCACCAGGGCACGGCGGCCGCCTTCGACCTGATCGACGCCGCGAACGAGTACATCACACGGGAGGAGCCGTGGGTGACGGCGCGCAACCCGGAGCGGGCGGAGGAGCTGGACAGGCAGCTCTGGGACGTGAGCGAGGCGGTCCGGATTGCGGCCGTGCTGCTGAGCCCGGTGATGCCACGGTCCTGCGCGGACGTCCTCATCCGGCTCGGCTCTCCCGTTCCGGAGGGCGGACTCCGGCTCGACCGGGATGCGGAGTGGATCGGTTCGCCGGGTCTGGAGCGCCAGCTCGTCGAGGGGCCGCCGCTCTGGCCACGGCTAGAACCGGCAAAGGCAGGCGGAACGGATCAGAAACCGAAGGCAGCAAAGGAACAACCGAAGATGACGACGACAGACGTGCCGGCGGGCGATGCGCCGAAAGCGGGAACACCAGTTGCCGATGCAGCGCCCGCGACGCCGCAAATCACGATCGACGACTTCCTCAAGGTGGACCTCAGGATCGGGCGGGTGGTCACGGCGGAGCCGGTGCCGAAATCGCGCAAGTTGATCCGCCTGGAAATCGATGACGGCCAAGGTGTCCGCCAAGTGCTCGGCGGTCTGGCGAAGTCCTACGAGCCCGAGTCTCTCGTCGGCCGCCACGTCGTCTTCATTGCCAACCTTCGGCCCGCCAGATTGGCGGGCCTCGAGTCGAACGGCATGGTGCTCGCGGCGCTCGACGCCAACGGCGAAGCGGTGTTGCTGACAGTCGAGGATCCGGCCCGTGCGCCGGCCGGGTCGGCGGTTCGCTGA
- a CDS encoding TatD family deoxyribonuclease — MIDSHCHLADDQFEADLDAVVARARDVGVAGALTILDATSEAEAARADRVASAWPAVRFALGVHPHQAAAFIDNPEGAVTLVGDAYAARADAVAIGEIGLDYHYDFAPRLTQIEVFRRQIALARELRRPVVIHTREADDDTIDALRSEGGGEVTGVFHCFTGDVAFARRALDLGFHVSFSGIVTFRSAGAIREAATIVPRDRLLIETDSPYLAPAPFRGKRNEPARVAHVLEAVAEMRGAGIEATADATTLNYARLFCPTGT, encoded by the coding sequence ATGATCGATTCGCACTGTCACCTGGCGGACGATCAGTTCGAGGCGGATCTCGACGCGGTCGTCGCGCGGGCGCGGGACGTCGGCGTCGCCGGCGCGCTGACGATCCTCGACGCGACGAGCGAAGCGGAGGCGGCGCGCGCCGATCGTGTCGCGTCGGCCTGGCCGGCGGTTCGCTTTGCCCTCGGCGTTCATCCGCATCAGGCGGCGGCGTTCATCGACAATCCCGAGGGCGCGGTCACGCTCGTCGGGGACGCCTACGCCGCGCGTGCCGACGCTGTGGCAATAGGCGAGATCGGTCTCGACTATCACTACGACTTTGCTCCCCGCCTTACGCAGATCGAGGTGTTTCGCCGGCAGATCGCCCTGGCGCGCGAACTGCGCCGGCCTGTGGTGATCCATACCCGCGAGGCGGACGACGACACGATCGACGCGCTGCGGAGCGAGGGGGGCGGCGAAGTAACCGGTGTCTTCCACTGCTTTACCGGGGACGTGGCGTTTGCCCGGCGCGCCCTCGATCTCGGGTTCCATGTTTCGTTTTCCGGGATCGTGACGTTCCGGAGCGCCGGGGCAATCCGTGAGGCGGCGACGATCGTCCCGCGCGATCGGCTGCTGATCGAGACGGATAGCCCGTACCTTGCGCCGGCGCCCTTCCGGGGAAAACGCAACGAGCCGGCCCGCGTCGCGCACGTTCTCGAAGCGGTAGCCGAAATGCGCGGCGCCGGCATCGAAGCGACGGCCGATGCGACCACCCTGAATTACGCCCGGCTGTTCTGTCCAACGGGTACCTAA
- a CDS encoding polyprenyl synthetase family protein, translating to MSTLLNTSPPADLIQLFEPIRDDLAAVEAAYTTHIASTVHPLPEMAEYIQNSGGKRVRPAVLLMASRLCGYQGEWAVTYASVVEYIHTATLVHDDIIDESDVRRGRLAVHSRWGNDITVLLGDYLYIKSMEMALTYHSIDVVRLLCDVTRRMIEGEFYQLAKAGDADISESEYFDIIERKTAYLFGGSAEIGGRLADATPEQCAALRDYGFNLGVAFQLVDDLLDFTADREALGKPVGGDLRDGKLTLPAIHLMEREGKGSRADAIVRAAIETRAIDAGSWAELTALLRARGAIDYAYDRAVAYAEAAKEALVRFGPSPERDALAALPDFVLARDH from the coding sequence GTGTCTACCTTGCTCAACACCTCACCCCCGGCTGACCTGATTCAGCTTTTCGAGCCGATCCGCGATGACTTGGCGGCAGTCGAGGCGGCCTATACGACGCACATCGCGTCGACGGTCCATCCCTTACCCGAGATGGCGGAGTACATCCAGAACAGCGGCGGCAAGCGGGTCCGTCCGGCCGTCCTGCTGATGGCGTCGCGCCTGTGCGGCTACCAGGGAGAGTGGGCGGTTACCTACGCGTCGGTCGTGGAGTACATCCACACCGCGACGCTGGTGCACGATGACATCATCGACGAGTCGGACGTGCGCCGCGGCCGCCTCGCGGTCCACTCGCGGTGGGGGAACGACATTACGGTTCTGCTGGGCGACTACCTCTACATCAAGTCGATGGAGATGGCGCTCACCTACCACTCGATCGACGTCGTTCGGCTGTTGTGCGACGTGACGCGCCGGATGATCGAAGGGGAGTTCTATCAGTTGGCGAAGGCGGGCGACGCCGATATCTCCGAGTCGGAGTACTTCGACATCATCGAACGGAAGACGGCGTATCTCTTCGGCGGCTCGGCCGAGATCGGCGGCCGGCTCGCCGACGCAACGCCGGAGCAGTGCGCGGCGCTGCGCGACTACGGCTTCAACCTCGGCGTTGCGTTCCAGCTCGTCGACGATCTTCTTGACTTCACGGCCGATCGCGAGGCGCTCGGCAAGCCGGTCGGCGGCGACCTGCGCGACGGCAAGCTGACGCTTCCGGCAATCCATCTGATGGAGCGGGAGGGGAAGGGGAGCCGCGCCGACGCCATCGTCCGCGCCGCGATAGAGACCCGCGCGATCGATGCGGGATCGTGGGCTGAACTGACCGCGCTGCTTCGCGCCCGTGGGGCCATCGACTATGCCTACGACCGGGCCGTTGCTTACGCGGAGGCGGCGAAGGAGGCTCTCGTTCGGTTCGGGCCTTCGCCGGAGCGCGACGCGCTCGCCGCGCTGCCTGACTTCGTTCTTGCCCGCGACCATTGA